TACGACAAACCATAAGAGCCGCGAAACCGCGAACTGGCTCTGTCGGGTGATCTGGCACAGCTTAATGATCGGCGGAATGAACAGCGTCTTGCCGATCCATGCATCGATATCTGCCAGCGCCATTTTGCGCATTTGCACCGCGGCTTTGAAAAGGTCCAGTCGAACGGTGCAAAGTGCTCGTCTCTAATAAGAGCTATCCTTCGATCGCTGACGCTATGGCGATGGCCTTTGCCTTCAGGTCGCTCGAAGGTCCGGCATCCGAGCCGAACGCGATCGCTCCTGGCGGCGTTACCACGATCATCCGGCCGACTGCCGGAACATACGACAAAGTGCGCAATTTCGGTGCCCAGATCGCCCTGCCCTTTGGCATATTCACATCTTCGGAGGGGCCGGTCATGTCCGGCTGCGATTTGAGCCCGGTGATCTGATCATCCACGCTCTCACCGTCCGACTTGGCCTGACGAAGCAGCACCGCGAAGCTCGTTCTATCGTCAGCGCTCGAATAGGTGCAGTTTGACACCAACGTGCGCTCATTGCCCGTCTGACCGGCGGATTCGGCTTTTTTCACGCTGACCCCGGCGACCTTTCCAGCGACATCGGCGGGGAAGGTCTTGCACGCATCTGCGGCCCAGTCTTCCGGTTTTCCTGACATGGCACCACCCCCTCCCCCGCAGCCGCTAACCAGGCCGAAGAGACCGAGCGCAACGGAGAAAAGATACAGCCTTTGACGCATCAGCTTCATCTCCTCTTCAGCGTGATGTCTTCGCGCGGCGCAGGTGTTTTTTGGTCTGGGTTCGCGTCCTCTCGAACCAGTAGCGGCTTTCGTCAGGCAGAATCGCAATAAAGCCTGCATCGGTTTCGGCCAGCCGAAAGCGCGCTCGATGCAACACATCTTCAAACTTTGCTTCGCCCGCTTCCGGATCGAAATGCCATCGCGCGGCCGCCGCCAGATCCGGGACCGCCTCGCAACCTTGGGAAACGAATTCGCCGCCAACATCGTCTTGCCACAATATCTCTGCCTGACAGATGTCGCGCGACGAATCCTCGGTCCTGACAACATAATGGCCGAGATAATATCGCTCAAACTCGCTTGGCGGCGCGGCGTTGGAACTGGCTCCCGCAGCGATCAGCATGATAGCGATGACGTGTCGAGGCCCTATCCTGTCAAATCTCGCTGGCGACCTACCAAATCGTTGGTCGAACCCACCAACATCGATCGAGATGTTTGACTCAAATTGCAAGCACTTGTGCGATGATGGCAGCAGATTTCTCTTGCACTGTACACAAATCAGACGCGGCATGTCGCCGCCATCAAAAGTCCATCCGCCCATCGATCACGCGAGGCCGCGAATATTGCGATCTCCCTCAGCAAAGTGGTCGTGACAGACATACGATCGTTGGCGGAAATAGCGTCATTGTCAAGCTTTGCTGCCATAGACTTGGCGTCATCGAGCTCGAGGACTGTGACGAAATTGCTCTTGCCCTGCGCCTCATCCTTGTTGAGCCGCTTGCCCGCAACTCTCTCGCTACCCTCGATGTCGAGCACATCGGCCGCAATCTGAAAGGCCAGCGCGATCCGGCGCGCATAATTGCGCAATGGTCGGTTTGGCTAGCGACCTTGCTCCCGCCGAACGCAAATTGGTCGATGACCTTGTCGTTGCGTCAAGGCCGGGCCATGAAGCCGCCTTCCTGATCGACGGCGTATGCTCAGTGGCGGTTATATTAGTCGGGACTCCCGGCAGCTCGACAAAGTGATGCGCGTAACGGTGCCGCCGTCCTCTTTGCGACTGGGCGCGGCGTCGACACAGGTGGGCCCAACCGAAGTCGAGCTCGCCGACTGAACGAAGGTTACGGCACCTTGTGTCATCGACGCGCGTGGAGCCGCCAATCTGAATCTCGCTGGTCAACCGTTGCATCCATCATAACGGGAAACCGGGCGTGCACTTGTCGGCCGCTTTTCTGCCGATCGATCGACCTTCCTCGACAAGGCGCGGATCCTGTCCGGCGTCCTCCCGTGGCACTGTGGCGAGCAGCCTGGGTGCTGAGTGCGCCATCGAGGTGCAGGGCATGGAGCGGACAGCTGTGATCGGCGCCGGGATCGGGGGCTCGCGCTCGCGATCGGACTGCAAGCGGCGGGGATCGATACGACGATCGCCGACGCGTGCGATACAGTTGGCGGGCGTGCATATGTATGGCTTTGTGACGGGTTACGTCGATGCGGGTTCCACCGTCATCACCGATCCCGCCTGCCTGTCGGCGCTGTGGGGCCTGAGCGGACAAGACATGGATGCCGATGTCGCACTGGTGCCGGTCTCACCCAGGCTCTCTTGGCCCGATGGAGGCCAAGCGGCGCGTGGGCCAAGTTAGCTTAGACTTGCGGGTACTGATATCCGCATTCGCGCCACCGTCGCCGCAGCAAGTGGTCCCGATAAACACCAGAAGCTGGCGGGGATGCGGGTACTGTTATTAGATCATCGAAAATAGCGGCGCACCCGCTGCGCCCCGCCCGCGGGCGTGCTACAACGTGCAGCTAACGATGTGGCGCGCGGTACCCGCCTCCCCGCAGTTCCCGCAAAAGCCCAGAGAATGGTGGCGAGGCGATGTGGCTACGCTTGCGGGTACCCGCAATGTACCCGCGGGCGGTGGCGAGTGGATCAATTTATGAAAGCATCGCATGATGTCACGATCGCATGCGCGACGATTGGCTGGTGTCAGAGGTCCAGCTTCGCTTTCAATTCGTCGATCCGCTGCGACGCCTCGGCCTTGCTAAGCCCGTTGGCGGGCGGCTCAACCCCTGCCTGCTCGCTCAAGGTCGTGAGATAGGATGCCTGCGCGCCGGTCATGGGATCATCGCCCGACACCCATTCTTCGGGATCCTTCTCAGTGTTTGATCCGGGGCGCTGGTCCATCTTCGGGTTATGCCGATCGCTCATGCTCGCCTCTCGTGTTCATCGTTTGTTCTAACGATCCATTGCGCGTGCAGTTCCCGGCACCTTAATGCCCACGAGGCGGCGCGACCCGCCACACCTCCCATGTTCAAGCCCGGCGCGTGGCGCTCCGATGCGCGGGCGGCCCGACCGGCCTTAAGGAGTCAAAAGCTGAGCGAAGTCGGTTTGCCGCGTGCCGTGACGCTCGTTGCTCGCAGCCAGTACTGCGGCCTTCAGCCGCGCGATATCGACCTCAGCGACAGTCCGCGGGCGCGTCGCGTTCTGGTTCGGCTCATATTTAAACGCGATCACATCTATGTAGACTGGTGCTAAAAACTGCTTTGCGCCCACCAAACCTAACAGCGCCTGACTGATAGCTGGATATGGCGTATACATAGGGTTGCCCAACCATCCTCTAAGCTCGGCCACGTCCGGCCGGCTATAATCGACATTTGCAGTGGTCAATGCCGAGAGAAGTCCGTCGGCTGTCTGGGGGATGGCAGGTGCTGGCAATTGCGCATCGCCTGCCTGGCGTCGCAGCTTGAAGGTTGTTGCGTTCAGCGCGCACCCAGCGGCCGCGCCACCGACATAGAAGTGGCAGCTTGGTCCATCTGCTTTCGCCAGAACGAACAAGGTCGAATAGCCGCACGCGACGATGTCGGGATCATTTCGGCCCTCGCAACCCGTCGCGCTCGGCAGAACCGCCACGATCCGGTAAGTCCGTCCCGCGGTGAGGCTTAACGTCGTAGGTGGGTCGCGGCCGTCGGGGCATGCTACGTTCTCGTTGTACAGCGCGTCGACTGGGCCAACCGACTTGCGCTCACCAGTCTGAACGTCGATTGTCCAGAAATACAGCCGCTCTTCGTTGATCGCGCAGTTGTACGCCTTGACGTCCTTCCAGCCAAAATATGTGGGGGTCGCGGGCGCTGGTGTTCCAGGTGCTAAGCCAGTGTCCGGCTGATCGGACGTCGCGAATACGGTTGCGATCAGCTTGTCCGCCTCGCTCGTGTTCGCTGGCCTCGGCAGGACGCCATACTGGATCAGGTCGGCACGCTTGTCACCATTCACGTCAGCTAAGGCGTAGAAGCCAGCATTGTCTTTAGTTATGCGAAGCATATTGCCCCAGATCATCGGGGAAGGGTTTATGAAGCGGTTGCCGTCGGAGAGACTGACGAGGGCTTCCATATTTAAGTCGGATCTACCTAAGCCCTTAACCGCGACGATGTCAGCTTTGCCATCTCCGCTAACGTCGCCGACAAGACAGATCTCCGATATGATGCAGAAAAAGCCGTGACCGAGCTGAGGTGCGGCAAAGGCGGTCCCGGTAGACTTTGAGATAAGCACATTGCCCTGCTCTACGCCTTGAGCGGTTCGCTTGAACGCGATCGCGTCGGCTCTTCCATCGCCATCTACATCTCCGGCCGCGCAAATCTCGACATTCACGCAGAAG
The Sphingomonas crocodyli genome window above contains:
- a CDS encoding polyprenyl synthetase family protein, with the protein product MRNYARRIALAFQIAADVLDIEGSERVAGKRLNKDEAQGKSNFVTVLELDDAKSMAAKLDNDAISANDRMSVTTTLLREIAIFAASRDRWADGLLMAATCRV
- a CDS encoding DUF3072 domain-containing protein — protein: MSDRHNPKMDQRPGSNTEKDPEEWVSGDDPMTGAQASYLTTLSEQAGVEPPANGLSKAEASQRIDELKAKLDL
- a CDS encoding FG-GAP repeat domain-containing protein, translating into MRAIILLVLLAVQPLSATAAPLHFRAGQRWTATDARGPAFTNLTVAFGDVNGDGRADMVLYAWLSGIVTVGLSTGSNFSSPAIFAENFPRTSGLGIIQIADVNGDGKGDLVFMPHGADNVPGAANAQVALSSGTKFTLSPQPWNSSWCAEYQECFAVDLNNDKRADLVAFTRRAGPVFTSLSTGGSFGANAIWNNFFCVNVEICAAGDVDGDGRADAIAFKRTAQGVEQGNVLISKSTGTAFAAPQLGHGFFCIISEICLVGDVSGDGKADIVAVKGLGRSDLNMEALVSLSDGNRFINPSPMIWGNMLRITKDNAGFYALADVNGDKRADLIQYGVLPRPANTSEADKLIATVFATSDQPDTGLAPGTPAPATPTYFGWKDVKAYNCAINEERLYFWTIDVQTGERKSVGPVDALYNENVACPDGRDPPTTLSLTAGRTYRIVAVLPSATGCEGRNDPDIVACGYSTLFVLAKADGPSCHFYVGGAAAGCALNATTFKLRRQAGDAQLPAPAIPQTADGLLSALTTANVDYSRPDVAELRGWLGNPMYTPYPAISQALLGLVGAKQFLAPVYIDVIAFKYEPNQNATRPRTVAEVDIARLKAAVLAASNERHGTRQTDFAQLLTP